A window of Proteus columbae contains these coding sequences:
- the moaA gene encoding GTP 3',8-cyclase MoaA, producing the protein MQQLVDAFSRKFFYLRLSITDVCNFRCTYCLPNGYKPNGHKSFLSLDEISRLTQSFAALGTEKIRLTGGEPTMRRDFTDIIATIKDNAAIKKIAVTTNGYRLSRDVAQWRDAGLSAINVSVDSLDPRQFHAITGQDKFSQVMEGIDAAFTAGFEKVKVNVVLMRNVNDKNLPDFLRWIKDRPIQLRFIELMETGDGSDIFNRFHLSGEVIRQRLLNEGWLQIPRARSDGPAQVFTHPDYQGEIGLIMPYEKDFCLTCNRLRVSAIGNLHLCLFGENGIPLRDLLADDSQQEALQQRIQGGLLHKRETHFLHQGDSGITPNLSVIGG; encoded by the coding sequence AACAACTCGTTGATGCGTTTTCCCGCAAATTTTTCTATTTACGTCTTTCAATTACAGACGTGTGTAATTTTCGTTGTACTTATTGCCTACCTAATGGTTATAAGCCTAACGGTCATAAATCATTTCTTTCGTTAGATGAAATCAGCAGACTGACACAATCTTTTGCCGCGTTAGGGACAGAAAAAATTCGCCTAACTGGTGGTGAGCCTACAATGCGTCGTGATTTTACTGATATTATCGCAACCATTAAAGACAATGCGGCTATCAAAAAAATCGCAGTTACAACAAATGGTTATCGATTGTCTCGTGATGTCGCTCAATGGCGTGATGCCGGTTTAAGTGCAATTAATGTGAGTGTTGATAGCCTCGATCCTCGTCAATTCCATGCTATTACAGGGCAAGATAAATTTAGCCAAGTAATGGAAGGTATTGATGCTGCATTTACCGCGGGTTTCGAAAAAGTAAAAGTTAACGTTGTGCTAATGCGCAATGTGAATGATAAAAACCTCCCAGATTTTCTTCGTTGGATCAAAGACCGACCTATCCAACTGCGTTTTATCGAGTTAATGGAAACGGGTGATGGTAGTGATATATTCAACCGCTTTCATTTGTCTGGTGAAGTGATTCGCCAGCGCTTACTCAATGAAGGTTGGTTACAAATTCCTCGCGCTCGTAGTGACGGGCCTGCTCAAGTATTTACCCATCCTGATTATCAAGGTGAAATCGGTCTTATCATGCCTTATGAAAAAGACTTTTGCCTAACCTGTAACCGTTTACGTGTTTCGGCCATTGGTAATCTCCATCTTTGCCTATTTGGTGAAAATGGTATTCCTTTACGCGATCTGCTTGCTGATGATAGTCAACAAGAAGCATTACAACAGCGTATCCAGGGTGGTCTTCTTCATAAACGAGAAACCCATTTTCTTCATCAAGGCGATAGCGGTATTACACCGAACTTATCTGTGATTGGTGGATAG
- the moaC gene encoding cyclic pyranopterin monophosphate synthase MoaC, whose amino-acid sequence MSQLTHINAAGEAHMVDVSAKAETVREARAEAFVEMSAETLSMITEGKHHKGDVFATARIAGIQAAKRTWELIPLCHPLLLTKVEVRLEALTGSNRVRIESVCRLTGKTGVEMEALTAASVAALTIYDMCKAVQKDMVIGPVRLLEKTGGKSGHFKVEA is encoded by the coding sequence ATGTCTCAACTAACTCATATTAATGCTGCCGGTGAAGCTCACATGGTGGATGTTAGCGCTAAAGCTGAAACAGTGCGAGAAGCGCGTGCTGAAGCCTTTGTTGAAATGTCGGCAGAAACATTAAGCATGATCACCGAAGGTAAACATCATAAAGGTGATGTATTTGCGACAGCAAGAATTGCAGGTATTCAAGCAGCAAAAAGAACATGGGAGTTAATCCCATTATGTCATCCGCTGTTATTAACTAAAGTCGAAGTGCGTTTAGAGGCACTCACTGGATCTAACCGCGTACGTATTGAATCTGTTTGCCGTTTAACGGGTAAAACAGGGGTTGAGATGGAAGCATTAACTGCGGCATCGGTAGCTGCGTTGACGATTTATGATATGTGCAAAGCTGTTCAAAAAGATATGGTGATAGGACCTGTACGTTTATTAGAAAAAACAGGTGGTAAATCAGGTCACTTTAAGGTGGAAGCATGA
- the moaD gene encoding molybdopterin synthase sulfur carrier subunit: MIKVLFFAQVRELVGVDSLELDCKYHTVDDLRNALITKGDRWSLALEDGKLLSAVNQSFVQGSHVINDGDEIAFFPPVTGG; this comes from the coding sequence ATGATTAAGGTTCTTTTCTTTGCTCAAGTCCGTGAATTAGTGGGTGTTGATTCGCTTGAATTAGATTGTAAATACCACACAGTAGATGATTTACGTAACGCCTTAATTACTAAAGGTGATCGTTGGTCACTCGCATTAGAAGATGGCAAGTTACTCTCTGCGGTAAACCAATCCTTTGTTCAAGGCTCTCACGTTATTAATGATGGTGATGAAATCGCCTTTTTCCCACCTGTTACAGGAGGATAA
- the moaE gene encoding molybdopterin synthase catalytic subunit MoaE, with protein sequence MSASTRISVQTENFSVGDEYQWLSECDSDGAVVTFTGKVRNHNLGDEVSTLTLEHYPGMTEKALTDIVNEARSRWPLQRVSVIHRVGTLHIGEEIVFVGVTSSHRNSAFESAEFIMDFLKTRAPFWKKEGLSENNDRWVDARQSDYDSAERWE encoded by the coding sequence ATGAGCGCATCAACTCGTATTTCAGTACAAACCGAAAATTTTAGTGTTGGTGATGAATACCAATGGCTTTCAGAGTGTGACAGCGATGGTGCTGTTGTGACATTTACGGGTAAAGTTCGTAATCATAATCTCGGTGATGAAGTAAGTACACTCACGCTTGAACACTATCCAGGAATGACTGAAAAAGCACTAACAGATATTGTGAATGAAGCTCGCTCTCGTTGGCCTTTACAGCGTGTAAGTGTTATTCACCGCGTTGGAACTTTGCATATTGGTGAAGAGATAGTGTTTGTTGGTGTCACCAGTTCTCATCGCAATAGTGCATTTGAATCTGCTGAATTTATTATGGATTTCTTAAAAACACGCGCACCATTTTGGAAAAAAGAAGGTCTTTCTGAAAACAACGACAGATGGGTTGATGCACGCCAAAGTGATTATGACTCGGCTGAGCGCTGGGAATAA
- a CDS encoding Bax inhibitor-1/YccA family protein — protein sequence MDRFSRSNDSIVQRTGSGLQTFMAQVYGWMTVGLLLTAFVALYVASSEALLSMIFSSKVVFFGLIIAQLGLVFVLSGMVHKMSGAMATSLFMLYSVLTGVTISSVLLVYTASSIASTFFICAAMFGALSVYGYTTKRSLTGMGSFLFMGLIGIIIASIVNIFMQSSMMSMVISYAGVLIFAGLTAYDTQKLKDMGNEINQEDKENMRRYSIMGALTLYLDFINLFLMLLRILGDRR from the coding sequence ATGGATCGATTTTCACGTTCAAATGATTCAATCGTACAGCGCACAGGTTCTGGCCTACAAACCTTTATGGCTCAAGTTTATGGTTGGATGACTGTAGGTCTGTTACTCACTGCGTTTGTTGCACTCTACGTTGCATCAAGCGAAGCATTATTATCAATGATTTTTTCTAGCAAGGTCGTCTTTTTTGGTCTGATCATTGCTCAATTAGGGTTAGTTTTCGTGTTATCTGGTATGGTTCATAAAATGAGTGGCGCAATGGCAACCTCATTGTTTATGCTCTATTCCGTGCTAACCGGTGTGACTATCTCAAGCGTATTACTGGTTTATACCGCATCTTCAATTGCTAGCACTTTCTTTATTTGTGCAGCGATGTTTGGTGCATTAAGTGTTTACGGTTACACGACTAAGCGTAGCTTAACGGGTATGGGTAGCTTCCTGTTTATGGGGCTTATCGGTATTATTATTGCTTCTATCGTGAATATCTTTATGCAAAGCTCAATGATGAGCATGGTTATCTCTTACGCTGGTGTGTTGATTTTCGCAGGTTTAACTGCTTATGACACACAAAAATTAAAAGATATGGGTAATGAAATTAACCAAGAAGATAAAGAAAATATGCGCCGTTACTCAATTATGGGTGCATTAACGCTTTATTTAGATTTCATCAACTTGTTCTTAATGTTACTGCGTATTTTAGGCGACCGTCGTTAA
- a CDS encoding AAA family ATPase has product MQISKLRLENYGVFTDADITLATKDGNKNGSNITVFIGNNGSGKTSILDAIATGLS; this is encoded by the coding sequence ATGCAAATCAGCAAACTACGACTTGAAAATTATGGTGTTTTTACTGATGCCGACATCACGTTAGCCACAAAAGATGGCAACAAGAATGGCTCAAATATTACTGTATTTATTGGTAATAATGGTTCGGGTAAAACCAGTATTTTAGATGCGATTGCAACAGGTTTAAGTTGA
- a CDS encoding ABC transporter permease, whose protein sequence is MFYRLLTLIMKELQSLLQEPQTRIILIMPVIFQMILFPFAATLDVTNASIAIFDEDNGKQSIELTQRIAKASAFSQTLLLKNEHEIKKTIDNRKALLLVRFPQNFSADLESHVPVKLQIILDGRNSNSAQIAANYVQQIVQNYQTELAGNTPSLLNKTELVVRNWYNPNLNYKWFIVPSLVALIITIGVMIVTSLSVAREREQGTLDQLLVSPLSTWQIFVGKAVPAMVVAAIQGTIVLIIGIFGYQIPFSGSLLLFYFTMLIYGLSLVGFGLLISALSSTQQQAFIGVFVFMMPAVLLSGYISPVENMPVWLQHATWINPIRHFTDITKQIYLKNADITVIWHSLWPLLVIAVGTGSIAYYLFQRKIA, encoded by the coding sequence ATGTTTTATCGTCTTCTCACCCTGATAATGAAAGAGTTACAGTCATTATTACAAGAGCCTCAAACTCGTATTATCTTAATAATGCCAGTTATCTTTCAGATGATCTTATTTCCATTTGCCGCAACATTAGATGTTACCAATGCCTCTATTGCCATTTTTGATGAAGATAATGGTAAACAATCTATTGAGTTAACCCAGCGTATCGCCAAAGCAAGTGCATTCTCTCAAACTCTTTTGCTTAAAAATGAACATGAAATAAAAAAGACTATTGATAATCGTAAAGCGCTTTTATTAGTTCGTTTTCCACAGAATTTTAGCGCTGATTTAGAAAGCCATGTCCCTGTTAAATTACAAATAATCCTAGATGGTCGAAATTCTAATAGTGCGCAAATTGCCGCTAATTATGTACAGCAAATCGTACAAAACTATCAAACTGAATTAGCAGGCAATACACCTTCTTTACTGAATAAAACAGAACTTGTTGTTCGTAATTGGTATAACCCGAATTTAAATTACAAATGGTTTATTGTGCCCTCTTTAGTCGCATTAATTATTACCATTGGCGTCATGATTGTGACTTCACTTTCTGTTGCTAGAGAGCGCGAACAAGGCACGTTAGATCAACTGTTAGTTTCGCCTCTCTCAACATGGCAAATCTTTGTCGGTAAAGCCGTTCCAGCAATGGTCGTTGCTGCCATTCAAGGCACTATCGTGTTAATTATTGGTATATTTGGTTATCAAATTCCCTTTTCTGGCTCACTATTGCTGTTTTACTTTACCATGCTGATTTATGGCTTATCGCTGGTGGGTTTTGGTTTACTAATATCCGCATTAAGCTCGACACAGCAACAAGCTTTTATTGGTGTCTTCGTGTTTATGATGCCCGCTGTTTTATTATCTGGCTATATTTCCCCCGTAGAAAACATGCCCGTTTGGCTACAACATGCCACATGGATAAACCCAATTCGCCATTTCACCGATATCACAAAACAGATTTACCTTAAAAATGCCGACATCACTGTTATATGGCACAGTTTATGGCCTTTATTGGTGATTGCAGTAGGAACGGGTAGCATTGCCTATTATCTTTTCCAAAGGAAGATAGCTTAA
- a CDS encoding ABC transporter permease has product MHNSAQSSHARFSWRRLYALCLKETKQITRDPSSALIAIVIPLTLLFIFGYGINLDSSKLNIGILTNQQSQPAQELVYTFTNSPYINATISDNRQLLIDKMQAGQIRGIVVIPVNFAELLARQDTKAPIQVITDGSEPNTANFVQAYTKGVWQIWLQQQAISKGIDTTPLIEIEPRYWFNPAAISQHYIIPGAVTIIITVVGAILTSLVIAREWERGTMEALLSTQITRTELLLSKLIPYQVLGSFVMVLCMVVTVFVLGVPYRGSLWILGGITSLFLATALGMGLLISTLTRNQFNAAMISLNAAFLPAIMLSGFVFEIDSMPFFIQVVTYFIPARYFVSSLQTLFLAGDIPLILMLDMWLLIVSAIFFIGLTALATRRRLD; this is encoded by the coding sequence ATGCATAATTCAGCTCAATCATCTCATGCCCGCTTTTCTTGGCGACGTTTATACGCACTGTGTTTAAAAGAAACAAAGCAAATTACTCGTGATCCCAGCAGTGCCCTAATTGCTATTGTTATCCCACTTACTTTGCTGTTTATTTTTGGGTATGGCATTAATTTAGACTCAAGCAAATTAAATATTGGCATTTTAACTAATCAACAAAGCCAACCAGCACAAGAGCTTGTTTACACCTTCACGAATTCACCCTATATCAATGCAACTATTAGCGATAATCGACAATTATTAATCGATAAAATGCAGGCGGGGCAAATTCGCGGCATTGTGGTTATTCCTGTTAATTTTGCTGAATTACTTGCTCGCCAAGATACTAAAGCCCCCATTCAAGTGATCACCGATGGCAGTGAGCCTAATACGGCAAACTTTGTACAAGCTTACACAAAAGGGGTTTGGCAAATTTGGTTACAACAACAAGCTATCAGCAAGGGTATTGATACGACGCCATTAATTGAAATCGAACCTCGCTATTGGTTTAACCCTGCGGCAATTAGTCAGCACTATATTATTCCAGGTGCCGTCACCATTATTATTACGGTAGTTGGGGCTATTCTTACCTCGTTAGTGATTGCTCGTGAATGGGAAAGAGGCACTATGGAAGCCTTACTTTCCACTCAAATTACACGCACTGAGCTTCTTCTTTCAAAACTTATTCCTTACCAAGTGTTAGGGAGTTTTGTCATGGTGCTATGTATGGTAGTCACTGTATTTGTGCTTGGTGTGCCCTATCGGGGATCATTGTGGATTTTAGGTGGCATTACGTCGCTCTTTTTAGCTACTGCTTTAGGCATGGGATTACTTATTTCCACACTAACGCGTAATCAATTTAATGCCGCGATGATTTCGTTAAATGCTGCATTTTTGCCTGCAATTATGTTATCAGGCTTTGTTTTTGAAATTGATAGCATGCCATTTTTTATTCAAGTGGTGACCTATTTTATTCCTGCGCGTTATTTTGTGAGTAGTTTGCAAACACTATTTTTAGCTGGCGATATTCCATTGATATTAATGTTAGATATGTGGTTGTTGATCGTTTCTGCCATATTCTTTATTGGCTTAACGGCGTTAGCAACACGACGTCGATTAGATTAA